In one Deltaproteobacteria bacterium genomic region, the following are encoded:
- a CDS encoding helix-turn-helix domain-containing protein, with translation MRSAFGPYVRQRREALRAEDERYSVRQVAARIGVQPAFLSKVERGEQPPPSEGKILALARELHEDPDVLLALAGKVSTDLQQVILRRPQLLAELIRQLKDLPDHAVLRLVREVRDGTW, from the coding sequence ATGCGCTCGGCTTTCGGTCCCTACGTCCGGCAGCGTCGCGAGGCTCTCCGGGCCGAGGACGAACGCTATTCGGTCCGCCAGGTGGCCGCGCGCATCGGCGTGCAGCCCGCCTTTCTCAGCAAGGTGGAGCGGGGCGAGCAGCCTCCGCCCTCCGAGGGCAAGATTCTCGCGCTCGCCCGCGAGCTCCACGAGGACCCCGACGTCCTGCTCGCGCTGGCCGGCAAGGTCTCGACCGACCTGCAGCAGGTGATCTTGAGGCGCCCCCAGCTCCTCGCGGAGCTTATCCGTCAGCTCAAGGATTTGCCGGATCACGCGGTCCTGCGCCTGGTGCGCGAGGTCCGCGACGGCACCTGGTGA
- a CDS encoding sigma-54-dependent Fis family transcriptional regulator — translation MRAEELDHRELLELDPEAGVIRFAGERALLLDAVAMGLLRKYLVENFGLTAARTVLTQFGFAHGWRMAEALQAHFTWDSDEDWRRAGARIHALEGLFRVEPGGDGPLSREGVMLVASYEAEQHLLHFGRSEVPVCWTICGLTSGYLSRTTGEETYVLEDRCMGRGDAACHHFGRTRQEWGDERAEELRFFEPVRLTECLEVSLQRVTESLKLAERKLRARHRALVRVAREVEEPLGLVARSRAMRTVVDLARRVAKVDSTVLITGESGSGKERIARLVHEESTRAAGPFIAVNCGAITETLLESELFGHTRGAFTGATQDRPGLFEAANGGTLLLDEVGEVSPGMQVKLLRTLQEREVRRVGENRSRPVDVRVVAATNRDLAHGVAGGGFRQDLYYRLKVVELHVPALRERRDDILPLARVLLAEAALRMKRKIVGLAPGAADQLLRHEWPGNVRELENAMERAVALARGSRVELEDLPEEVRQAAPRPLATAGTVRPLDQVEKEYILAALELNGGNQTRTAEQLRIGSATLYRRLKSYGVTGRRAAR, via the coding sequence ATGCGCGCCGAGGAGCTGGACCACAGGGAGCTCTTGGAGCTGGACCCGGAGGCTGGAGTGATCCGCTTCGCCGGAGAGCGCGCGTTGCTCCTCGACGCGGTGGCAATGGGGCTTCTGCGCAAGTACCTCGTGGAGAACTTCGGCCTCACCGCCGCCCGCACCGTGCTCACTCAGTTCGGCTTCGCCCACGGGTGGCGCATGGCCGAAGCCCTTCAGGCGCACTTCACCTGGGACAGTGACGAGGACTGGCGACGCGCCGGTGCCCGCATTCACGCTCTCGAGGGCCTCTTCCGGGTCGAGCCGGGAGGCGACGGACCGCTCTCCAGGGAGGGCGTGATGCTGGTCGCGTCCTACGAGGCGGAGCAGCACCTCTTGCACTTCGGGCGCTCCGAGGTGCCCGTCTGCTGGACCATCTGCGGGCTCACGAGCGGCTACCTCAGCCGGACCACCGGCGAGGAGACCTACGTCCTCGAAGATCGCTGCATGGGTCGCGGCGACGCGGCGTGCCACCACTTCGGCCGCACGCGCCAGGAGTGGGGCGACGAGCGCGCCGAGGAGCTCCGCTTCTTCGAGCCGGTCCGCCTCACGGAGTGCCTCGAGGTCTCGCTGCAGCGGGTAACGGAGAGCCTGAAGCTGGCCGAGCGGAAGTTGCGCGCGCGCCACCGCGCGCTGGTCCGGGTGGCGCGCGAGGTCGAGGAGCCGCTGGGCCTCGTCGCCAGGAGCCGGGCGATGCGGACGGTGGTGGATCTGGCCCGCCGCGTGGCGAAGGTGGACTCCACGGTGCTCATCACCGGCGAGAGCGGGTCGGGCAAGGAGCGGATCGCGCGACTGGTCCACGAGGAGTCGACGCGCGCGGCGGGGCCGTTCATCGCGGTCAACTGCGGAGCGATCACCGAGACGCTCCTCGAGAGCGAGCTCTTCGGACACACCCGAGGCGCGTTCACCGGCGCGACGCAGGATCGGCCCGGCCTCTTCGAGGCGGCCAACGGCGGCACGCTGCTCCTCGACGAGGTGGGCGAGGTCTCGCCCGGGATGCAGGTCAAGCTCCTGCGGACCCTCCAGGAGCGGGAGGTCCGGCGCGTCGGCGAGAACAGGAGCCGACCGGTGGACGTGCGCGTCGTGGCGGCCACCAACCGCGACCTGGCCCACGGGGTCGCCGGCGGCGGCTTCCGGCAGGATCTCTACTACCGGCTCAAGGTCGTCGAGCTGCACGTGCCGGCGCTGCGCGAGCGACGGGATGACATCCTTCCGCTCGCGAGGGTGCTACTCGCGGAGGCGGCGCTGCGGATGAAGCGCAAGATCGTGGGCCTCGCACCGGGGGCCGCGGATCAGCTCCTGCGGCACGAATGGCCGGGCAACGTGCGCGAGCTGGAGAACGCGATGGAGCGCGCCGTGGCGCTGGCTCGTGGAAGTCGCGTCGAGCTGGAGGACCTGCCCGAGGAGGTCCGGCAGGCGGCCCCGAGGCCGCTCGCCACCGCGGGAACAGTTCGACCGCTCGATCAGGTAGAGAAGGAATACATCCTCGCCGCGCTGGAGCTGAACGGCGGGAATCAAACGCGCACGGCCGAACAGCTCCGGATCGGCTCGGCCACGCTCTATCGCCGGCTCAAGAGCTACGGCGTCACCGGCCGGCGCGCGGCCCGGTGA
- a CDS encoding 4a-hydroxytetrahydrobiopterin dehydratase — protein sequence MSKLPGWKLEVGKLHREYELADLVAAFGFMPGAALVAQGTDHHPETRLDLKLAHAMEEPADRQLEKGSGSNGSSP from the coding sequence CTGTCGAAGCTGCCGGGTTGGAAACTCGAGGTCGGCAAGCTGCACCGCGAGTACGAGCTCGCCGACCTCGTGGCTGCCTTTGGCTTCATGCCCGGTGCGGCGCTGGTCGCCCAGGGCACGGACCATCACCCCGAGACGAGGCTGGACCTGAAGCTGGCCCACGCGATGGAAGAGCCGGCGGATCGGCAGCTCGAGAAGGGATCCGGCTCGAACGGCTCTTCGCCGTGA